The DNA region CTCTCCTGCGGCTCGTCACCGAACAGGCCCGCGTCGTCCTCGTCGTCGAGATCCTCCTCGTCCTCGCCCTCGTCGTCGACGTCGTCGAAGTCGTCGAGGCCGTCGAGATCCTCCTCGTCCTCGTCCGCCTCGTCGTCATCGTCCTCGTCGAGGTCCTCGTCGTCGAGGTCCTCGTCGTCGAGCAGGTCCTCGTCGAAGTCCTCGTCCTCGTCGTCGTCGTCGATCGATGCGAGCGGCCCGCCGCTGCCCTCGATCCACGGCACCCGGCGCTCGGCGTACGCCTTTCGCTCGGCCTCCTGCTCGCGCTCGAGCGCCTCGGCGGGCGTGGCGAGCGCGCCGCTCACCTGGGCCGCGACCGCGGCCGCCAGGCGCTCGACGTCCACCAGCGGCAGCGCTTCCAGGAAGGCGCGCGTCTCGCGCACGACCTGCTTCGCGGGCGTCTTGCGCCGCCCGTCTGGGCGTGGCTCGATGCTGCCCGCCGGCGGCGTGAGGTCGATCGACGCGGCCACACCACCGACGACGCGCGCCTCGTCGTCGTGCCACTCGTCGTCGCCGACGATGCGGAGCAGCAGCGCGCGCGCGCCGGCGCCGCTGACCGCGTGCTGCGCGATCGCGGCGGCCGCCTGCGCCGGGTACGCCGCCTCGAGCGCCGCGAGCCGCCCCGCCCAGCGCACCGCGTGAGCGTCCCGCGCCGCCTTCACGGCCGCCTTGTCGCGCGTCGCGGTGCGATCGATCCCGTTGTTGTACGGGAACGCCACGCGCACGAGCGTCCCCTTCGCGACCTTGCCCTCCGGCGCGAGCGCGGCCTCGAGCAGCTCGACGTCGACGTTGCGCAGTGCGCCCTCGACGTCCCACCGCGCATCGGGCGTGGTGAGCACCGTCACCCCGGCGACCTTCCCGCTCGACTGCGTCGCGCGCGCGATCTCGGTGCCGCGCGGCAGCGTGATCGCGGCCTCGTGTCGCGCGTCCCCATACCCGACCTTGGCCTTCGCCACCGGGCGCGCGTCGCTGCTGCGGCTCGCGCTCTCCGAGTCCGTGTTCTTCTCCCGCGCCGCGGCCGCGAGCGGCTTCCAGATGGTCGGGTCGGCCGCCATGCGCTCGGGCGTGTGGTTGGCGTACCGCGCCACCGTCACGACGGGCCCCGAGTACTCCGCCGGGTTGAACGGGCAGCGGTCGTAGCCGCTCGTGTTGAGCGTGCAGAGCGACGGGCCGTAGGCCTGCGGCACGATGCGCCGGAACGCGTCCATCGACACCGGCCGCTTCGCCCTGCGCGCGTCCCGCCACTCGTACGACTTGGTCGCGAGCTCGAAGGCGGCCGCGTGCACCGCCTCGGGGCAGTCGGTGTACGGGTGCAGGACCGCGCCGTGCGAGACCTGCAGCACAGTGCCCGCGCGGATCTCG from Roseisolibacter agri includes:
- a CDS encoding ParB/RepB/Spo0J family partition protein, which gives rise to MNRPKKGAAAPASAPTTPLADAGELRTIGTALIDPSPYQPRKEFDATELQNLADSMAANGLLQPITVRFTGTEHRERYELIAGERRLRAAKLLMWETIPAVVKSIDDAAAATLATIENLQRANLAPLEEAEAFAALMKANGWTQQQLAERLGVPRTSIGDRVRLLSLPTVWLDEIRAGTVLQVSHGAVLHPYTDCPEAVHAAAFELATKSYEWRDARRAKRPVSMDAFRRIVPQAYGPSLCTLNTSGYDRCPFNPAEYSGPVVTVARYANHTPERMAADPTIWKPLAAAAREKNTDSESASRSSDARPVAKAKVGYGDARHEAAITLPRGTEIARATQSSGKVAGVTVLTTPDARWDVEGALRNVDVELLEAALAPEGKVAKGTLVRVAFPYNNGIDRTATRDKAAVKAARDAHAVRWAGRLAALEAAYPAQAAAAIAQHAVSGAGARALLLRIVGDDEWHDDEARVVGGVAASIDLTPPAGSIEPRPDGRRKTPAKQVVRETRAFLEALPLVDVERLAAAVAAQVSGALATPAEALEREQEAERKAYAERRVPWIEGSGGPLASIDDDDEDEDFDEDLLDDEDLDDEDLDEDDDDEADEDEEDLDGLDDFDDVDDEGEDEEDLDDEDDAGLFGDEPQESPALADVAPTKRGRGAGRTRTPNPAPAIAAGGAS